One Salvia splendens isolate huo1 chromosome 22, SspV2, whole genome shotgun sequence DNA segment encodes these proteins:
- the LOC121787966 gene encoding uncharacterized protein LOC121787966 — protein sequence MATGTGTNRKISASSARAHTRKPKSNSHSRISGIFKKLLLVFFVGFLAWAYQAIKPPPPKICGSKDGHPVTAPRIQLKDGRHLAYKEFGVPKDNAKHKIVFVHALDTCRHDVSAITSGLSPDFVESGGIYIVSFDRPGYGESDPNPAQTLRSISSDIEELADQLGLGSKFYVAGFSLGGQIVWTCLKHIPHRLAGAALIAHYWWKGIPSNLSAEAYKKQLLQDQWALRVAHYTPWLIYWWNTQKLFPCMSIIARSTKVLSQQDVELMPKIHFLKQETAAQVRQQGDYESIHRDLAFAFGKWEFDPTELRNPFAEGSGSVDILVPATLQREINYHEVRGAGHKFLYADGIADSIIQALVS from the exons ATGGCTACTGGAACTGGAACAAACAGGAAGATCTCAGCTTCTTCTGCAAGAGCTCACACCCGCAAACCTAAATCCAACTCTCATTCAAGAATTTCAG GGATCTTTAAGAAACTTCTGTTGGTTTTCTTTGTGGGATTCTTGGCTTGGGCCTATCAGGCAATAAAGCCTCCTCCTCCAAAGATCTGTGGCTCGAAAGACGGGCATCCAGTTACAGCTCCAAGAATTCAGCTCAAGGATGGAAGACACTTGGCTTACAAAGAATTTGGTGTCCCAAAGGATAATGCAAAGCACAAGATTGTGTTTGTCCATGCCTTGGATACTTGCAGGCATGATGTGTCTGCTATAACTTCTGGACTCTCGCCG GATTTTGTTGAAAGTGGAGGGATCTATATCGTTTCATTCGACAGACCTGGTTATGGAGAGAGTGATCCAAACCCTGCCCAAACACTTAGAAGCATTTCTTCTGACATCGAGGAGCTTGCTGATCAGTTGGGATTAGGATCCAAATTTTATGTTGCTGGATTCTCCTTGGGTGGCCAGATTGTGTGGACCTGCCTCAAGCACATTCCTCACAG GTTGGCAGGAGCAGCTCTGATTGCACATTATTGGTGGAAAGGTATTCCTTCGAACCTCTCTGCAGAAGCATATAAGAAGCAGCTTCTTCAGGACCAATGGGCGCTTCGTGTAGCTCACTATACACCGTGGCTTATCTACTGGTGGAACACCCAAAAGCTGTTTCCTTGTATGAGTATTATTGCTCGCAGCACCAAAGTTCTCTCTCAACAAGACGTAGAACTAATGCCAAAGATTCACTTCTTAAAACAAGAGACTGCG GCACAGGTAAGACAGCAAGGTGACTACGAGTCAATTCACCGCGATCTGGCATTTGCctttgggaagtgggaattcGACCCAACGGAATTGAGAAACCCCTTTGCAGAAGGGTCAGGCTCTGTTGATATTCTGGTCCCTGCCACACTGCAGCGTGAGATTAACTATCACGAGGTTCGTGGTGCTGGCCACAAGTTTCTGTACGCTGATGGAATAGCTGATTCGATCATACAAGCACTTGTTTCTTAG
- the LOC121786772 gene encoding protein ABSCISIC ACID-INSENSITIVE 5-like, whose protein sequence is MGTSDSEIISQPEMDQPRDETSLQSLGLQSSIYFLTLDEFQHTLSENGTKNFGSMNMDEFLNSIWTAEEHQNQAHAHGQAHPTATVPSTNSILHFPLHEANGTCVGNGIAKQLSLSRQGSLSIPEPLCRKTVDEVWSEIHLSRHHGNGHIPNPNTAHKQPTFGEMTLEDFLIRAGVVREQNLAAAAAVPPPPHPQQPAFGIYQNNNSHPAMGPSFVARPVIGVAGYQPLQTGVGDEAGYGGGVKSYSQGPPPAVGYGGRVGNGSGGGLGMGSPVSPLSDGMGAGQVEGGVDGMSGGRKRGLDRPVEKVVERRQRRMIKNRESAVRSRARKQAYTVELEAELNQLKEENLYLKQALELERKRKLEQYYEEQEAQKSFKVSEKLRAMGRSLSCPC, encoded by the exons ATGGGAACATCAGATTCTGAAATAATATCTCAACCAGAAATGGATCAGCCTAGAGATGAGACGAGCCTTCAGTCGTTGGGGCTTCAATCATCGATCTACTTTCTCACACTCGATGAGTTCCAACACACTCTTTCTGAGAATGGTACTAAGAACTTTGGATCCATGAACATGGATGAGTTCCTCAACAGCATCTGGACCGCCGAGGAACATCAAAATCAAGCTCACGCGCACGGCCAAGCCCACCCGACTGCCACCGTCCCCTCTACCAACAGTATCCTGCATTTTCCACTGCATGAAGCTAATGGTACTTGTGTTGGGAATGGAATAGCCAAGCAGTTGAGCTTGTCTAGACAGGGCTCACTCAGCATCCCGGAGCCTCTCTGTAGGAAGACCGTGGACGAGGTGTGGTCTGAGATTCACCTCAGTCGCCACCATGGCAACGGCCATATTCCCAATCCCAACACTGCTCATAAACAGCCTACTTTTGGAGAGATGACGCTCGAAGATTTCTTGATACGGGCCGGGGTTGTCAGAGAACAGAATCTGGCAGCTGCTGCGGCAgtgcctcctcctcctcatcctcagCAGCCGGCCTTCGGAATATACCAGAACAACAACAGCCATCCTGCAATGGGGCCAAGCTTCGTTGCAAGACCGGTGATTGGTGTTGCAGGTTATCAGCCACTGCAGACGGGTGTGGGGGACGAAGCAGGTTACGGAGGAGGGGTGAAAAGCTACTCACAAGGCCCTCCTCCAGCAGTCGGCTACGGAGGGAGAGTGGGAAATGGAAGCGGAGGGGGATTGGGAATGGGGTCGCCAGTGAGCCCATTGTCGGATGGAATGGGGGCGGGGCAAGTTGAGGGTGGAGTGGATGGGATGAGTGGAGGACGGAAGCGGGGCTTAGATAGGCCGGTGGAGAAGGTGGTGGAGAGGCGCCAACGAAGAATGATCAAGAATAGGGAGTCTGCTGTCAGATCTAGGGCCAGGAAGCag GCGTACACGGTCGAGCTCGAAGCAGAGCTGAACCAACTCAAAGAAGAGAATTTATATCTGAAGCAGGCTCTG GAGttggagaggaaaagaaaattaGAACAG TACTACGAGGAGCAGGAGGCGCAAAAATCATTCAAAGTTAGTGAGAAACTAAGAGCAATGGGAAGGAGTTTGAGTTGTCCTTGCTGA